A window of Penaeus monodon isolate SGIC_2016 chromosome 40, NSTDA_Pmon_1, whole genome shotgun sequence contains these coding sequences:
- the LOC119598100 gene encoding monocarboxylate transporter 9-like isoform X2, which yields MERREGQEQKAMVEEKREERGEKETNEEKEEEEKSDERKGEEESKENKGEKKNDEMTKEEEEKDELKQKKEQEDNREKETRLCLPDAACQGRHDGLQEEPKPRGKGTPEDDLAPPDGGWGWVVTVGAFIIMNLLPMIPPCFGILFSRFLLDLHTTSTTTAWIFSIFCFVWNLFALVCRPLTREFGWRPVALYGILSTALALVISAFAPTAEFLLFSFALLAGSGCGMVVCICFCIVPLYFDRRRGQANAIMMAGAGLGQITGPPLIEFLQEELGYKGASLVMGAVVLHGCIGASLFHPISWHQKRRPRGGGASEAKRDTEAPLLATRARTLSGGVSGAPSMESLGGDSEYKKAGNSIPVKKALPLGPCRRRGSYVSRNSLASVGGSSLALSSMDLPGIAALTPAAAEGEEDAPRDTDAHCFLLKILGRVWRSTLADLGVLRSPEAVIIAVSFSLCVNGYITFVMMVPFAMEAEGFTLQDSAISISISAVCNFTMRITASFLSDWHRFNVRHCYRAAVLLISLSTFAFPLATKLVWMKVAMGAWGAGVGTKMSLYNLVIINVVGIDRLPAMVGSTGLTTAVGFIVIGPLIGVVRDKTGSYLISMWVLAALTFFSFCLWLVLPAPRGDQRANREINGSRQTVKEKKRMKKKM from the exons atggaaagaagggaaggacaaGAACAAAAAGCGATggttgaagagaagagagaggagcggggagagaaggaaacgaatgaggagaaagaggaggaagagaagtcagatgaaaggaagggagaggaagaaagcaaggagaataagggggagaagaaaaatgacgaaatgacgaaagaagaggaggagaaagacgaactgaaacagaaaaaagaacaggaagataatcgagagaaagagacacgccTTTGCCTCCCCGACGCCGCTTGCCAAGGGCGTCACGACGGTCTCCAGGAGGAGCCGAAGCCCCGAGGGAAGGGGACGCCGGAGGACGACCTGGCTCCTCCCGACGGCGGCTGGGGCTGGGTGGTCACCGTCGGAGCTTTCATTATCATG AACCTGCTGCCGATGATCCCTCCCTGCTTCGGCATCCTCTTCTCCCGCTTCCTGCTGGACCTCCACACGACGTCCACCACCACGGCGTGGATCTTCAGCATTTTCTGCTTCGTGTGGAACCTGTTCGCCTTGGTGTGCCGCCCTCTGACCCGGGAGTTCGGCTGGCGCCCCGTCGCCCTTTACGGCATCCTCTCCACCGCCCTCGCCCTGGTCATCTCCGCCTTCGCGCCCACGGCTGAGTTCCTCCTGTTCTCCTTCGCGCTCCTGGCGG gcTCGGGCTGCGGAATGGTGGTGTGCATCTGCTTCTGCATCGTGCCCCTGTACTTCGACCGTCGCCGCGGTCAGGCCAACGCGATCATGATGGCGGGCGCTGGCCTCGGGCAGATCACCGGACCTCCTCTGATTGAGTTCCTTCAGGAGGAGCTCGGCTACAAAGGCGCGTCCCTGGTCATGGGGGCGGTGGTGCTGCATGGCTGCATCGGGGCCTCGCTCTTCCACCCCATTTCGTGGCACCAGAAGAGGCGGCCTCGGGGGGGCGGAGCTTCGGAGGCGAAGAGGGACACGGAGGCGCCCTTGCTCGCCACGCGGGCGAGGACTCTCTCAGGTGGCGTCTCGGGAGCCCCATCGATGGAGAGCCTCGGTGGAGACTCGGAGTATAAGAAAGCAGGTAACAGCATCCCGGTGAAGAAGGCATTGCCACTGGGTCCCTGTCGCCGACGCGGCAGCTACGTCTCTCGAAACTCTCTGGCATCCGTCGGAGGATCCTCTCTCGCCCTTTCGTCCATGGACCTCCCTGGCATCGCCGCGCTAACCCCAGCTGCTGCAGAAGGCGAGGAGGACGCCCCTCGGGACACCGACGCCCACTGCTTCCTCCTCAAGATCCTCGGGCGGGTGTGGCGGTCCACCCTGGCGGACCTGGGAGTGCTCCGTTCGCCCGAGGCCGTCATCATAGCGGTGTCCTTCTCCCTCTGCGTCAACGGCTACATCACCTTCGTCATGATGGTGCCCTTTGCCATGGAGGCCGAGGGTTTCACGCTGCAGGACTCCGCGATCTCCATTTCTATCTCGGCGGTGTGCAATTTCACGATGAGGATCACAGCGTCCTTCCTCTCGGACTGGCACCGATTCAACGTCAGGCACTGTTACCGGGCGGCCGTGCTCCTGATATCTCTGAGCACGTTTG cctTCCCCCTGGCGACGAAGCTCGTGTGGATGAAGGTGGCGATGGGCGCTTGGGGCGCGGGCGTGGGCACCAAGATGAGCCTCTACAACCTGGTCATCATAAACGTCGTGGGGATAGACCGGCTGCCGGCCATGGTCGGGTCGACGGGCCTCACCACCGCCGTCGGCTTCATCGTCATCGGCCCGCTCATTG
- the LOC119598102 gene encoding LOW QUALITY PROTEIN: monocarboxylate transporter 14-like (The sequence of the model RefSeq protein was modified relative to this genomic sequence to represent the inferred CDS: inserted 1 base in 1 codon; deleted 1 base in 1 codon), producing the protein MEAKKGGTSPILDNKRRVTRGEGEHAPEIMTQGNLTTHEGTFHPSMQDKRILPPPEKDASFGDRRASSGHPGGEEELAPPDGGWGWMVAFGAFVITSLIPLLGPCFGILFSSYLLELGTSSTTTAWIFNTQCFTWNLFGLVARPFTQEFGWRRVALLGAFLTSLSLVVSAFAPSVEFLFFSFSLLSGAGGGAVVCICFTIVPLYFERRRGQANAIMMAGVCMGQIIGPPLVNFLQAEFGYKGATIIMGAILLNGCVGASLFHPIAWHQKRVTRPRIAGLQEGTEEPLVPRRRRXSSEALDTNSPMLAVRKGLTRVRNHSIASLGGSSLGLSTIDLPGLAALASAAEGDDDDASSTSSRDSGTTCNILKILRRVWCSTVSDLRALRSPRALIIAVGGTLCINGYLNFVMMVPFAMQAGGYTLQDSAFCISISAVCNLLLRMIVSTLSDWPRFSVRACYMAGFGLISATMFVFPLLTDLRWMMAVMGAWGCGVGANMGLYNLVMIKVMGIDRLPAVFGSSCFMVAIGFILFGPLIGVVRDVSGSYSISMWVLATMVLLSLCLWVLMPAAKERGADEAAQGLAKKP; encoded by the exons ATGGAAGCAAAGAAAGGAGGGACAAGTCCAATCCTTGATAACAAGCGAAGAGTGACTCGGGGAGAGGGCGAGCACGCGCCGGAGATAATGACCCAAGGTAATCTGACAACACATGAGGGAACTTTCCATCCTTCGATGCAGGACAAGAGAATTCTCCCTCCGCCCGAGAAAGACGCCTCCTTCGGGGACAGACGGGCCTCATCTGGGCACCCTGGCGGCGAGGAAGAGCTCGCCCCTCCTGACGGCGGCTGGGGCTGGATGGTGGCGTTCGGGGCCTTCGTCATCACG TCTCTCATCCCTCTGCTGGGACCCTGCTTCGGCATCCTGTTCTCCAGCTACCTGCTGGAGCTTGGCACGTCGTCCACCACCACAGCATGGATCTTCAATACCCAGTGCTTCACCTGGAACCTCTTCGGCCTCGTGGCACGCCCATTCACGCAGGAATTTGGGTGGAGAAGAGTGGCCCTTCTGGGTGCTTTTCTGACTTCGCTGTCGCTCGTGGTCTCCGCCTTCGCGCCCTCGGTTGAGTTCctgtttttctcgttttctttgctgAGTG GCGCCGGAGGCGGGGCGGTCGTGTGCATCTGCTTCACCATCGTGCCCCTGTACTTCGAGCGGCGCCGCGGCCAGGCCAACGCGATCATGATGGCGGGCGTGTGCATGGGCCAGATCATCGGGCCGCCCCTCGTCAACTTCCTGCAGGCCGAGTTCGGCTACAAGGGCGCCACCATCATCATGGGCGCGATCCTGCTCAACGGCTGCGTCGGCGCGTCACTGTTCCACCCGATCGCCTGGCACCAGAAGAGGGTCACGCGGCCGAGGATCGCCGGCCTGCAGGAGGGCACGGAGGAGCCCTTGGTCCCCAGGCGGAGGA TGTCCAGCGAAGCCCTGGACACCAACAGCCCGATGCTGGCTGTCAGGAAGGGCCTGACCAGGGTTCGGAACCACTCCATCGCGTCCCTCGGAGGTTCCTCCCTCGGCCTGTCCACCATCGACCTCCCTGGCCTCGCTGCCTTGGCCTCGGCCGCAGAGGGCGACGACGACGACGCCTCCTCGACTTCCTCGCGGGATTCTGGGACGACCTGCAACATCCTCAAGATC TTGCGGCGCGTGTGGTGCTCCACCGTGTCGGACCTGAGGGCGCTGCGCTCCCCGCGGGCGCTCATCATCGCCGTCGGAGGAACCCTGTGCATCAACGGCTACCTCAACTTCGTTATGATGGTGCCCTTCGCCATGCAGGCGGGCGGTTACACGCTGCAGGACTCGGCGTTCTGCATCTCCATCTCGGCGGTGTGCAACCTGCTGCTGAGGATGATCGTGTCGACGCTCTCCGACTGGCCCAGGTTCAGCGTCCGTGCCTGCTACATGGCCGGCTTCGGGCTCATCTCCGCCACCATGTTCG TGTTCCCTCTGCTGACCGACCTCCGCTGGATGATGGCCGTCATGGGCGCGTGGGGCTGCGGCGTCGGGGCCAACATGGGCCTCTACAACCTGGTCATGATCAAAGTCATGGGAATCGACCGGCTGCCGGCTGTGTTCGGCTCCAGTTGCTTCATGGTGGCCATCGGCTTCATCCTCTTCGGGCCGCTCATCG gcGTAGTGAGAGATGTCAGCGGCAGTTACTCCATCAGCATGTGGGTGCTGGCGACCATGGTACTGCTGAGCCTGTGCCTGTGGGTGCTGATGCCGGCGGCGAAGGAGCGGGGCGCGGACGAGGCGGCGCAGGGACTCGCGAAGAAGCCGTGA